In Trichlorobacter lovleyi, the DNA window GAAACAGGGTTCCCAGAATAGAGCGCGTCCCTTCAGGCATATCGTACCGAGCAAGGTCTCCTCGCGCGACCCAGACTGCCTCAGAGACCTCATCGGGATTGTGGCTCAGGTCATAATGAACCGGCCTGCAGCGGTAAAAGAGGATAATGTAATGGCAGTTTTCCTCACCGGGGGTGACATGTTCAAACACATCGATCAGGCTGCCGACCTCAATATCCAGCCCGACCTCTTCATCCACTTCCCGTCTGAGTGCTGTGGCAATCGGCTCCCCCAGGTCGATCTTCCCCCCCGGCATAACCCACATATCCTTAAAGGGGG includes these proteins:
- a CDS encoding NUDIX domain-containing protein; translated protein: MTRPRYRKEHIVTSVVAVIIDEQERVLLTRRSIPPFKDMWVMPGGKIDLGEPIATALRREVDEEVGLDIEVGSLIDVFEHVTPGEENCHYIILFYRCRPVHYDLSHNPDEVSEAVWVARGDLARYDMPEGTRSILGTLFPELAA